In a single window of the Helicoverpa zea isolate HzStark_Cry1AcR chromosome 9, ilHelZeax1.1, whole genome shotgun sequence genome:
- the LOC124633520 gene encoding uncharacterized protein LOC124633520 isoform X1 — METESNTLLTQLRLKHENHANALTHISGEASEGLKIKLRALLVALLGVSMSACAFASQPVELELDDDDVAQKLNNVSFARRITKPTIRLVMGYGKLSAFVTATTSLLLLVAVMSKQSWWRRGARWLAAPALLVAALETASDASDAMLAAVLRGSAEPARVAVQTAAAALLITVEILVWYFIAKFFEYNPPPTAEDREKGNLMRSMPQ; from the exons ATGGAAACGGAGAGTAATACATTATTGACTCAGCTTAGGCTTAAACATGAGAATCACGCGAATGCT TTAACACACATCAGCGGCGAAGCTTCAGAGggcctgaaaataaaattacgagcATTGCTTGTGGCGCTACTGGGCGTGTCGATGTCGGCATGTGCGTTTGCCTCCCAACCCGTCGAACTGGAGTTAGATGACGACGATGTCGCTCAGAAACTCAACAATGTCAGCTTTGCTAGGCG GATCACTAAGCCTACAATTCGACTTGTCATGGGATATGGGAAGCTCAGTGCATTTGTCACCGCAACTACATCACTGCTTTTATTGGTGGCTGTCATGTCTAAG CAATCCTGGTGGCGTCGTGGGGCTCGCTGGTTGGCCGCACCCGCGCTGCTGGTGGCTGCGCTAGAGACGGCCTCCGATGCCAGCGACGCCATGCTTGCGGCCGTTCTGCGAGGTTCTGCTGAGCCAGCCCGCGTCGCCGTACAAACCGCCGCCGCTGCCTTACTCATCACCGTCGAGATATTAGTCTG GTACTTCATAGCGAAATTTTTCGAGTATAATCCACCCCCGACAGCCGAAGACCGAGAAAAAGGAAACCTAATGAGATCAATGccacaataa
- the LOC124633520 gene encoding uncharacterized protein LOC124633520 isoform X2, whose translation MKLPFNMVLAPMLKPYLGRTRMFCHHPTFYMSILYTYLYGLLGLLISANHLRKHLGELPPDWTASSAQVQEGQHFMLLHDLKIIATAMGLVQYACLLAGCLTLTHISGEASEGLKIKLRALLVALLGVSMSACAFASQPVELELDDDDVAQKLNNVSFARRITKPTIRLVMGYGKLSAFVTATTSLLLLVAVMSKQSWWRRGARWLAAPALLVAALETASDASDAMLAAVLRGSAEPARVAVQTAAAALLITVEILVWYFIAKFFEYNPPPTAEDREKGNLMRSMPQ comes from the exons ATGAAGTTGCCTTTTAACATGGTTTTGGCTCCAATGCTGAAGCCATATCTTGGACGCACACGAATGTTTTGCCACCATCCGACGTTTTATATGAGcattttatatacttacctgTATGGATTACTCGGCCTT CTAATAAGCGCAAATCATTTGAGGAAGCATCTGGGAGAATTGCCTCCAGATTGGACTGCATCGAGTGCTCAAGTACAGGAAGGTCAACACTTCATGCTGCTTCACGATTTGAAGATTATCGCCACAGCTATGGGGCTGGTCCAGTATGCTTGTCTATTAGCGGGCTGTTTGACT TTAACACACATCAGCGGCGAAGCTTCAGAGggcctgaaaataaaattacgagcATTGCTTGTGGCGCTACTGGGCGTGTCGATGTCGGCATGTGCGTTTGCCTCCCAACCCGTCGAACTGGAGTTAGATGACGACGATGTCGCTCAGAAACTCAACAATGTCAGCTTTGCTAGGCG GATCACTAAGCCTACAATTCGACTTGTCATGGGATATGGGAAGCTCAGTGCATTTGTCACCGCAACTACATCACTGCTTTTATTGGTGGCTGTCATGTCTAAG CAATCCTGGTGGCGTCGTGGGGCTCGCTGGTTGGCCGCACCCGCGCTGCTGGTGGCTGCGCTAGAGACGGCCTCCGATGCCAGCGACGCCATGCTTGCGGCCGTTCTGCGAGGTTCTGCTGAGCCAGCCCGCGTCGCCGTACAAACCGCCGCCGCTGCCTTACTCATCACCGTCGAGATATTAGTCTG GTACTTCATAGCGAAATTTTTCGAGTATAATCCACCCCCGACAGCCGAAGACCGAGAAAAAGGAAACCTAATGAGATCAATGccacaataa
- the LOC124633519 gene encoding uncharacterized protein LOC124633519, producing MVERAPQTKQDEQYPLLKVDGGGDGGVHQQASPTLVAPGWGVTCSPKQSWLVRWPEYISACWMTLILLGISFLVFYALGMEVYRKQPVLIIKCNTSKPASDVYYHHIVQRGSYAPFMLYADYLANMATQYPELHFHVFFLMDDSLQTAFRGPRHARFINKLIPYTAGNMYSFTKLDDSSKREIADFERRYQNVNVTIMSLSKYMAMTPLKYKWRTIPLSYLPFYARVFSVWQNGGVSMDLNNFNNNYNNRQHDDRRITAILKQHNDGIKVEEYTNALNKIDREEESEFFTIFYGLIHQILNETRTFLTKSFPFPQVSTEKGLLQNEPLIRTNRNKRDVSMPMNENNNSDTVSHVYVEIMNSTNDTDLKKNEYQTLSSSDVNLEKLKDNINDAIKVLQINNNLSNVNITNKTEDLNKTELQTEVFNKSDTPQVVLFYDFSLFSDGMAPSFVLPEPLIRTDFRQNNRISEFGKPGKYGNNVAHLLSIDSEGSFIAASSRLHPFLGHLITAGCQRMQPKFAIQDTILTQCSGIFKEDTYCNNIYLL from the exons ATGGTGGAGCGTGCTCCACAAACAAAACAGGACGAACAGTATCCGTTGCTGAAGGTGGATGGTGGGGGTGATGGCGGGGTCCACCAGCAGGCGTCGCCCACCCTCGTCGCCCCCGGCTGGGGGGTCACCTGCTCCCCTAAACAATCCTGGCTTGTCCGCTGGCCTG AATACATCTCGGCGTGCTGGATGACTTTAATTCTGCTGGGGATATCCTTCCTCGTATTTTATGCTTTAGGTATGGAGGTGTACCGAAAACAGCCCGTCTTAATCATTAAATGCAATACAAGTAAACCAGCAAGTGACGTGTACTACCACCACATTGTTCAACGTGGCAGCTATGCTCCCTTCATGCTTTATGCTGATTACCTGGCAAATATGGCGACACAGTATCCTGAACTTCATTTCCATGTTTTCTTTCTGATGGACGACTCTCTACAAACTGCGTTCCGAGGACCGAGGCATGCACGATTTATCAATAAACTGATACCATACACTGCTGGCAATATGTATTCGTTCACAAAACTGGATGATAGCAGCAAGCGTGAAATAGCAGACTTTGAAAGAAGATACCAAAACGTTAACGTCACGATTATGTCTCTTAGCAAGTACATGGCAATGACACCTTTGAAGTACAAGTGGAGGACTATACCACTTTCCTATCTACCCTTCTATGCTAGGGTTTTCTCAGTCTGGCAAAATGGGGGAGTGTCTATGgacttaaataatttcaataacaatTACAATAATCGCCAGCATGACGATCGTAGAATTACCGCGATATTGAAACAGCACAATGATGGTATTAAAGTTGAAGAATACACAAATgccttaaataaaatagatcgCGAAGAAGAAAGTGAATTTTTCACTATATTCTACGGGCTAATCCATCAAATTTTAAACGAAACGAGAACATTCTTAACAAAAAGCTTCCCCTTCCCTCAAGTGTCTACCGAAAAGGGCCTGTTACAAAACGAACCCTTGATTCGCACTAACAGGAACAAGCGTGATGTTTCTATGCCgatgaatgaaaataataactCTGACACCGTTTCTCATGTCTATGTTGAAATTATGAATTCAACGAACGACACCGATTTAAAGAAAAACGAGTATCAAACTTTATCCAGCTCAGATGTTAATCTAGAGAAATTAAAGGATAACATAAACGACGCTATCAAagtattgcaaataaataacaacttgAGTAATGTTAACATCACAAACAAAACTGAAGATCTGAATAAAACTGAACTACAAACAGAAGTTTTCAATAAGTCCGACACTCCTCAAGTGGTTTTGTTTTACGACTTTTCCTTATTTTCTGATGGCATGGCACCTTCATTTGTGTTGCCTGAACCATTAATTCGCACCGATTTTAGACAAAACAATCGAATCTCGGAATTTGGAAAACCAGGAAAATATGGGAATAACGTGGCACATCTTCTTTCTATTGATTCTGAAGGCTCGTTCATAGCGGCTTCCTCTAGACTGCATCCATTTTTAGGACATCTGATAACTGCCGGTTGTCAACGTATGCAACCTAAATTCGCTATTCAAGATACAATTTTAACGCAATGTTCAGGAATATTTAAGGAAGATACATActgcaacaatatttatttactttag
- the LOC124633518 gene encoding uncharacterized protein LOC124633518 isoform X2 yields the protein MSEYYKEQHPLLCEDISEEEHYSPRYPRRLRSSTYRGRTRNNLKDHWSSFVAYWWIGLGMISLMTFVVYNSLFAFSMLPTANLKPASLIIANKNARILPKTSCPDVFMHIFAKPTEEVDFGQYMPYIEALSDKYPNVKYHLMVVVNDTTNLGWLSAEENNEIALNSLWNKNPKKEPIYSNIAIEYITLSAYMENSPLRKYWRSLPHQLIEFLSRAISIWDKGGIAFDPIILTPKSQHTIYTEKIQKLLDKYAEVDKTVSDFKLMNKPSRPSKKGRKLNNIRDIINALENEDDSMNAFSQETLTEAENIKAPIVTKSDRHLFTATENKVNNVSDKNTEPFNKIQIHPQINAYSSDSDTRMSSHRMVNNSTETAVTLDVSQNTTKLSLLPLFLEFLFHNKLNVKTSPTEATTTNRTRKSVIQVPKSEEVETSLSTSSLERIDKRITDTYQPVIISAAGIYNKSENPKLAIDPPNQESDAVIEKNRLTIDLKGNIIATDTACHAFLGTIFSNAIHHSQEESVTDFIIAELTIFCKGLLSSCMGIDLILL from the exons ATGAGTGAGTACTACAAGGAGCAACACCCGTTACTATGTGAGGATATTTCCGAAGAGGAGCACTACAGCCCTAGATACCCTCGGAGGCTGCGCTCCTCCACCTACAGGGGACGGACCAGAAACAATCTGAAAG ATCACTGGTCATCTTTCGTTGCTTACTGGTGGATAGGACTCGGAATGATTAGTCTTATGACATTTGTAGTTTATAATAGCCTTTTTGCATTTTCTATGCTACCAACTGCTAATCTAAAACCTGCAAGTCTTATAATCGCCAATAAAAATGCAAGAATATTACCAAAAACTTCATGTCCCGACGTGTTTATGCACATTTTTGCCAAGCCGACTGAAGAGGTAGATTTTGGCCAATACATGCCTTACATTGAAGCGTTATCAGATAAATATCCAAACGTCAAGTACCATTTAATGGTAGTTGTAAATGACACCACAAATCTAGGTTGGTTGAGTGctgaagaaaataatgaaatagcTTTGAATTCACTCTGGAATAAAAATCCTAAGAAAGAACCCATATATTCGAATATTGCTATTGAATATATCACGCTATCAGCTTACATGGAAAACTCACCTTTGAGAAAATACTGGAGGTCTTTACCACATCAACTTATTGAATTCTTATCGCGAGCTATTTCCATTTGGGACAAAGGAGGTATCGCTTTTGATCCTATCATTTTGACACCAAAATCCCAACATACCATATATACAGAGAAAATACAGAAACTACTTGACAAATATGCAGAAGTTGACAAAACTGTAAGTGATTTTAAACTTATGAATAAACCAAGTAGGCCGTCTAAGAAAGGGAGGAAATTAAACAATATAAGGGACATAATCAACGCCTTGGAAAATGAGGACGACTCTATGAATGCCTTTTCTCAAGAAACTCTAACAGAGGCAGAAAATATAAAAGCCCCGATTGTAACAAAAAGTGATCGCCATTTATTTACTGCCACAgagaacaaagtaaataatgtatcgGACAAAAACACTGAGccctttaataaaatacaaatccaTCCACAAATAAATGCCTATTCAAGTGATAGTGATACTAGAATGTCAAGCCATCGAATGGTCAATAACAGTACGGAAACTGCCGTAACTTTAGATGTTAGTCAAAATACAACTAAGTTGAGTCTGTTacctttatttttagaattcctatttcataataaacttAATGTTAAAACAAGCCCTACAGAAGCTACAACAACTAACCGAACAAGGAAAAGTGTCATACAAGTACCCAAATCTGAAGAGGTTGAAACTTCTTTGTCAACAAGTTCACTGGAGAGAATTGATAAGAGAATCACGGATACTTACCAACCAGTCATTATTTCAGCGGCAGGTATCTATAATAAATCTGAAAATCCCAAGTTGGCCATAGACCCGCCCAATCAAGAGTCTGATGCCGTTATAGAGAAAAATAGATTAACAATCGATTTGAAAGGAAATATTATAGCAACGGATACTGCATGCCATGCCTTCTTAGGAACTATATTTAGCAATGCGATCCACCATAGTCAAGAAGAAAGTGTCACAGATTTTATAATTGCTGAACtgacaatattttgtaaaggaCTTTTGTCTTCGTGTATGGgtattgatttgattttattataa
- the LOC124633518 gene encoding uncharacterized protein LOC124633518 isoform X1, which translates to MSEYYKEQHPLLCEDISEEEHYSPRYPRRLRSSTYRGRTRNNLKGAASIITRWPDHWSSFVAYWWIGLGMISLMTFVVYNSLFAFSMLPTANLKPASLIIANKNARILPKTSCPDVFMHIFAKPTEEVDFGQYMPYIEALSDKYPNVKYHLMVVVNDTTNLGWLSAEENNEIALNSLWNKNPKKEPIYSNIAIEYITLSAYMENSPLRKYWRSLPHQLIEFLSRAISIWDKGGIAFDPIILTPKSQHTIYTEKIQKLLDKYAEVDKTVSDFKLMNKPSRPSKKGRKLNNIRDIINALENEDDSMNAFSQETLTEAENIKAPIVTKSDRHLFTATENKVNNVSDKNTEPFNKIQIHPQINAYSSDSDTRMSSHRMVNNSTETAVTLDVSQNTTKLSLLPLFLEFLFHNKLNVKTSPTEATTTNRTRKSVIQVPKSEEVETSLSTSSLERIDKRITDTYQPVIISAAGIYNKSENPKLAIDPPNQESDAVIEKNRLTIDLKGNIIATDTACHAFLGTIFSNAIHHSQEESVTDFIIAELTIFCKGLLSSCMGIDLILL; encoded by the exons ATGAGTGAGTACTACAAGGAGCAACACCCGTTACTATGTGAGGATATTTCCGAAGAGGAGCACTACAGCCCTAGATACCCTCGGAGGCTGCGCTCCTCCACCTACAGGGGACGGACCAGAAACAATCTGAAAGGTGCAGCCTCCATTATCACGCGCTGGCCAG ATCACTGGTCATCTTTCGTTGCTTACTGGTGGATAGGACTCGGAATGATTAGTCTTATGACATTTGTAGTTTATAATAGCCTTTTTGCATTTTCTATGCTACCAACTGCTAATCTAAAACCTGCAAGTCTTATAATCGCCAATAAAAATGCAAGAATATTACCAAAAACTTCATGTCCCGACGTGTTTATGCACATTTTTGCCAAGCCGACTGAAGAGGTAGATTTTGGCCAATACATGCCTTACATTGAAGCGTTATCAGATAAATATCCAAACGTCAAGTACCATTTAATGGTAGTTGTAAATGACACCACAAATCTAGGTTGGTTGAGTGctgaagaaaataatgaaatagcTTTGAATTCACTCTGGAATAAAAATCCTAAGAAAGAACCCATATATTCGAATATTGCTATTGAATATATCACGCTATCAGCTTACATGGAAAACTCACCTTTGAGAAAATACTGGAGGTCTTTACCACATCAACTTATTGAATTCTTATCGCGAGCTATTTCCATTTGGGACAAAGGAGGTATCGCTTTTGATCCTATCATTTTGACACCAAAATCCCAACATACCATATATACAGAGAAAATACAGAAACTACTTGACAAATATGCAGAAGTTGACAAAACTGTAAGTGATTTTAAACTTATGAATAAACCAAGTAGGCCGTCTAAGAAAGGGAGGAAATTAAACAATATAAGGGACATAATCAACGCCTTGGAAAATGAGGACGACTCTATGAATGCCTTTTCTCAAGAAACTCTAACAGAGGCAGAAAATATAAAAGCCCCGATTGTAACAAAAAGTGATCGCCATTTATTTACTGCCACAgagaacaaagtaaataatgtatcgGACAAAAACACTGAGccctttaataaaatacaaatccaTCCACAAATAAATGCCTATTCAAGTGATAGTGATACTAGAATGTCAAGCCATCGAATGGTCAATAACAGTACGGAAACTGCCGTAACTTTAGATGTTAGTCAAAATACAACTAAGTTGAGTCTGTTacctttatttttagaattcctatttcataataaacttAATGTTAAAACAAGCCCTACAGAAGCTACAACAACTAACCGAACAAGGAAAAGTGTCATACAAGTACCCAAATCTGAAGAGGTTGAAACTTCTTTGTCAACAAGTTCACTGGAGAGAATTGATAAGAGAATCACGGATACTTACCAACCAGTCATTATTTCAGCGGCAGGTATCTATAATAAATCTGAAAATCCCAAGTTGGCCATAGACCCGCCCAATCAAGAGTCTGATGCCGTTATAGAGAAAAATAGATTAACAATCGATTTGAAAGGAAATATTATAGCAACGGATACTGCATGCCATGCCTTCTTAGGAACTATATTTAGCAATGCGATCCACCATAGTCAAGAAGAAAGTGTCACAGATTTTATAATTGCTGAACtgacaatattttgtaaaggaCTTTTGTCTTCGTGTATGGgtattgatttgattttattataa